One stretch of Rissa tridactyla isolate bRisTri1 chromosome 21, bRisTri1.patW.cur.20221130, whole genome shotgun sequence DNA includes these proteins:
- the LAMB3 gene encoding laminin subunit beta-3 — protein MESRCQLWPWALFVLLAAPWMVGAQQTCSEGACYPAAGDLLLGRAHHLRASSTCGLTKPEMYCTPHGEWSVKCCRCDSRLPHAYNGHRVENVLSSAGHSRWWQSQNGIERVSLQLDLDQTFQLSSILLHFRSPLPAAMLIERSTDFGKTWEVYQYLASDCATTFPHVPRGSPESWQDTRCQALQGYPLHGGKVKFSIQDLASTITTSYSQTIDKLGQFTNLRINFTELPHIARQGYHSPSTFYAVTEMRVLGSCFCHGHANRCAPSGDLHAAQVHGHCMCQHNTAGPNCDRCAALFNDRPWAPAEDNDPHECQRCNCNGHSASCHFDPELYRASGGASGGVCDNCQHNTEGNNCERCKTNYFRNRRQDLTHPEACLPCECDPDGTVPGSICDPLTGRCVCKENVQGDRCHLCKPGFAQLADTNPMGCRRCTCNVLGTRQDMPCDDETGRCFCLPNVVGNDCDQCAAEHWEMGSGRGCRPCGCHARGSHSPHCNQFTGQCPCREGFTGRTCSAMQEQVCPDRHYGDVRVGCTECDCDFQGTEDVGCDKTTGQCLCRPGVTGPRCDQCQRGHCSTYPGCELCHPCFRAYDGDIQRLRLRQAGLSNSTSRLPPGSGGSRFGHRLSQAEGKVQQAQGILGHSPTTEQSLAQVGSTLAAIREQVQGINPDLQFLDETASLSRELEALNSSLLITNTQYQSKKTQFETSRSTDLSGAFKTIRSAYQTSTNASNLLAGASRLLAEARESRRSAAGLEGGLAETTSKLLTLKGEIASSPNLTPVINKICGGFRAETCTPAQCEGLLCLRDNSTACGAGHPCHSIFPLSSGALAMAGEAAREFGSLSARLRETAQLIRTTEMSANQIQSNTRRLVDQMSVTRTQIEGDVRRIQQFIQQVRNFLSDKDTDPATIQEISESVLSLRLPTDAAAVLRKMTEIQNLATKLQCPESILAQTAEDIAKAKQLQQEAEQARNRANAVEGNVEEVVGNLRQANTVLLEAQGAIRGSGSSLRFIQERVNEIEAVLRPAEKNVRSIAGQLDGLMEGLSRLQRGADQNRLRATDAQQTAGQAGEQARSAQQAFEQVKQMYTELKRRMEQSPPLGEQGSRVQSIDLEAQALFEETLTMMLRMETLETEIQESNKALMSKSATLSGLEERVGRIRDAINKQVAYYESCS, from the exons ATGGAGTCTCGCTGCCAGCTTTGGCCATGGGCATTATTTGTCCTCCTGG CTGCCCCGTGGATGGTGGGTGCACAGCAAACCTGCTCTGAGGGAGCCTGCTACCCCGCTGCCGGAGACCTGCTGCTGGGACGAGCCCACCACCTGAGAGCATCCTCTACCTGCGGCCTCACCAAGCCCGAGATGTACTGCACACCCCACGGAGAG TGGAGTGTGAAATGCTGCAGGTGTGACTCGCGGCTCCCACATGCCTACAACGGCCACCGTGTGGAGAACGTCCTGTCTTCCGCTGGGCACTCACGCTGGTGGCAGTCCCAGAATG GCATCGAGCGCGTCTCTCTGCAGCTGGATCTGGACCAGACATTCCAGCTCAGCAGCATCCTGCTTCACTTCAGG TCGCCGCTGCCTGCTGCAATGCTGATCGAGCGCTCTACCGACTTTGGCAAGACCTGGGAGGTGTACCAGTACCTGGCGTCCGACTGTGCCACCACCTTCCCCCACgtcccccggggctcccccgaGAGCTGGCAGGACACTCGGTGCCAGGCATTGCAGGGGTACCCTTTGCATGGGGGCAAG gtgAAATTCAGCATCCAAGACCTGGCGTCTACCATCACTACCTCTTACAGCCAGACCATTGATA AGCTGGGGCAGTTCACCAACCTGCGGATCAACTTCACCGAGCTCCCCCACATTGCGCGCCAGGGCTACCACTCGCCCAGCACCTTCTATGCCGTGACCGAGATGcgggtgctggggagctgcttCTGCCACGGACACGCCAACCGCTGTGCTCCTTCGGGAGACCTGCATGCCGCG CAGGTCCACGGGCACTGCATGTGTCAGCACAACACTGCCGGTCCCAACTGTGATCGCTGCGCCGCCCTTTTCAACGACCGACCATGGGCACCTGCAGAGGACAACGATCCCCACGAGTGCCAGA gATGCAACTGCAACGGTCACTCGGCCTCCTGCCACTTCGACCCGGAGCTGTACCGTGCCAGTGGAGGGGCGAGTGGGGGTGTCTGTGACAACTGCCAGCACAACACCGAAGGCAACAACTGTGAGCGCTGCAAAACTAACTATTTTCGCAACCGGCGTCAAGATCTCACCCATCCTGAAGCCTGTCTGC CCTGTGAGTGTGACCCAGATGGCACCGTGCCGGGCTCCATCTGCGACCCGCTGACAGGGCGCTGCGTCTGCAAGGAGAACGTGCAGGGGGACCGCTGCCACCTCTGCAAGCCGGGCTTTGCCCAGCTGGCCGACACCAACCCCATGGGGTGCCGCA GATGCACCTGCAACGTGCTGGGAACGCGGCAGGACATGCCCTGTGATGACGAGACGGGGAGGTGCTTCTGCCTGCCCAACGTGGTGGGCAATGACTGCGACCAGTGTGCGGCCGAGCACTGGGAGAtggggagcggccggggctgccggcccTGTGGCTGCCACGCCCGTGGCTCCCACAGCCCCCACTGCAACCAG tTCACAGGACAGTGTCCATGCAGAGAAGGCTTCACGGGACGGACATGCTCagccatgcaggagcaggtttgcccAGACAGGCACTATGGAGACGTCCGGGTAGGATGCACAG AGTGTGACTGCGACTTCCAGGGCACGGAGGATGTGGGGTGTGACAAGACCACGGGGCAATGCCTCTGCCGCCCGGGTGTCACGGGCCCCCGCTGCGACCAGTGCCAGCGGGGCCACTGCAGCACCTACCCCGGCTGCGAGCTGTGCCACCCCTGCTTCCGCGCCTACGACGGGGACATCCAGCGCCTGCGTCTGCGCCAGGCCGGCCTCAGTAACTCCACCTCCCGGCTGCCCCCAGGGAGCGGGGGGTCCCGCTTCGGCCACCGCCTCTCACAGGCGGAGGGTAAGGTGCAGCAGGCGCAAGGCATCCTTGGGCACTCTCCCACGACAGAGCAGAGCCTGGCCCAGGTGGGCAGCACACTAGCTGCGATCAG AGAGCAAGTCCAAGGTATAAATCCTGACCTTCAGTTTCTGGATGAGACTGCCTCTCTATCAAGGGAGCTTGAAGCTCTCAACAGCAGCTTGCTTATCACTAACACCCAGTATCAGAGCAAGAAGACACAGTTTGAAACCAGCCGGAGCACGGATCTGTCAG GAGCCTTCAAGACAATCAGATCTGCTTACCAGACCTCCACCAATGCCAGCAACCTCCTTGCTGGTGCCTCGAGGCTGCTGGCCGAGGCCCGTGAGAGCCGCAGGAGCGccgcggggctggagggggggctTGCGGAGACCACCTCCAAGCTGCTGACCCTGAAGGGCGAGATAGCCTCGTCTCCCAACCTGACCCCTGTCATAAATAAG atCTGCGGTGGCTTTCGAGCGGAGACCTGCACGCCGGCCCAGTGCGAGGGGCTGCTCTGCCTTCGGGACAACAGCACTGCCTGTGGGGCCGGCCACCCCTGCCACAGCATCTTCCCACTGTCGAGCGGGGCCCTGGCCATGGCCGGGGAAGCCGCCAGGGAGTTTGGCAGCCTGAGCGCCCGGCTCCGGGAGACGGCACAGCTG ATTAGAACGACAGAGATGTCTGCAAATCAGATTCAAAGCAATACTCGCCGGCTTGTGGACCAGATGAGCGTAACACGGACCCAGATAGAAGGAGATGTCCGGCGCATCCAGCAGTTCATCCAGCAAGTCCGAAACTTCTTGTCAG ACAAGGACACGGACCCTGCCACTATCCAGGAAATCAGTGAGTCTGTTCTCTCCCTACGTCTCCCCACGGATGCTGCTGCAGTCCTGAGAAAAATGACCGAGATCCAAAATTTGGCGACTAAGCTGCAGTGCCCGGAGAGCATACTTGCCCAGACGGCCGAGGACATCGCTAAGGCCAAGCAGCTTCAGCAGGAGGCGGAACAAGCCAG GAACAGGGCGAATGCCGTGGAGGGCAATGTGGAAGAGGTGGTCGGGAATCTGCGGCAGGCCAACACGGTGCTCCTGGAGGCGCAGGGTGCTATCAGGGGCTCTGGCTCTTCCCTCCGGTTCATCCAGGAGCGCGTCAATGAA ATCGAGGCTGTTCTCCGGCCGGCCGAGAAGAACGTGAGGTCCATCGCGGGCCAGCTGGACGGGCTGATGGAGGGGCTGTCGCGGCTGCAGCGCGGAGCGGACCAGAACCGCCTGCGGGCCACGGACGCGCAGCAGACGGCCGGGCAGGCGGGCGAGCAGGCCAGGAGCGCGCAGCAG GCTTTCGAACAAGTGAAACAGATGTACACTGAGCTGAAGAGAAGGATGGAGCAGAGCCCGCctctgggagagcagggcagcagggtgCAGAGCATAGACCTGGAGGCACAGGCTCTGTTTGAGGAAACTTTGACCATGATGCTGAGGATGGAAA CTTTAGAGACGGAGATTCAGGAAAGCAACAAGGCTTTGATGTCCAAGTCGGCCACGCTGTCGGGCCTGGAGGAGCGGGTGGGAAGGATCCGCGACGCCATCAACAAGCAAGTCGCCTACTACGAGAGCTGCTCCTGA